A region from the Acyrthosiphon pisum isolate AL4f chromosome A1, pea_aphid_22Mar2018_4r6ur, whole genome shotgun sequence genome encodes:
- the LOC100159676 gene encoding thyroid transcription factor 1, with protein sequence MSLSPKPHHHHHHNHHAAHTTPFSVTDILSPIEEYRKLELCGSPSPYHRSSTAGSTGGSASGSPGAMSGGGGNNNNNNNVPGTVPAAASWHVHPQFPAPPPPPPQYCQPDMVTSYGNSATWYGAPANDPRFAISRLMGSSNTPMNGMTNMECDIKPPLQFPLTQRRKRRVLFTQAQVYELERRFKQQKYLSAPEREHLASLIHLTPTQVKIWFQNHRYKCKRQAKEKAMAEQNAQNQAQSSPRRVAVPVLVKDGKPCSGTSDVSGQQSAPGGNNCNGHSPAMHHGGHVPVPVHPHHHGHHHHHGSPNVGHHQQQHQPPQHQLLTNTAMPYPRQNVGQHHHQQQNMSYLSIQGRAW encoded by the exons ATGTCGCTGAGCCCCAAACcgcaccaccaccaccatcacaACCATCACGCCGCGCACACGACACCGTTCTCCGTTACCGATATACTCAGCCCAATCGAGGAGTACCGTAAGCTCGAGCTGTGCGGCTCACCTTCTCCGTACCACAGGTCCAGCACGGCCGGTAGCACCGGTGGCAGTGCCTCCGGAAGCCCAGGAGCCATGTCCGGCGGTGGAggtaacaacaacaacaataataacgtcCCTGGAACGGTCCCGGCCGCGGCCAGCTGGCATGTGCACCCGCAATTCCCggcgccaccgccgccgccacctcAATATTGTCAGCCGGACATGGTCACGTCGTACGGGAATTCGGCCACGTGGTACGGGGCACCAGCCAACGACCCACGGTTTGCAA TATCCAGATTGATGGGCTCGTCAAACACCCCGATGAATGGTATGACAAACATGGAATGCGATATCAAACCACCTCTACAGTTTCCACTTACCCAGAGACGAAAGCGGAGAGTGCTGTTCACTCAGGCTCAA GTTTATGAATTAGAACGGAGGTTCaagcaacaaaaatatttatcagcgCCGGAACGAGAACATTTGGCTAGTCTAATTCATTTAACTCCCACACag GTAAAAATATGGTTCCAGAACCATAGATACAAGTGTAAACGTCAGGCGAAAGAAAAAGCTATGGCTGAACAGAATGCCCAAAACCAg GCTCAGAGTTCGCCACGACGAGTGGCCGTACCCGTTTTAGTGAAAGACGGCAAACCGTGTTCAGGTACGTCAGACGTGTCCGGCCAACAGTCTGCGCCCGGCGGTAACAATTGCAACGGCCACAGCCCCGCTATGCACCACGGTGGCCACGTACCAGTCCCCGTCCACCCCCATCACCATGGGCACCATCACCATCATGGGTCACCCAACGTCGGGCACCACCAGCAACAGCACCAACCACCGCAACATCAGTTGCTGACCAACACCGCGATGCCGTATCCAAGACAAAACGTTGGTCAGCATCACCATCAACAGCAAAACATGTCCTATTTATCAATTCAAGGACGTGCGTGGTAA